In Hermetia illucens chromosome 1, iHerIll2.2.curated.20191125, whole genome shotgun sequence, one genomic interval encodes:
- the LOC119646148 gene encoding uncharacterized protein LOC119646148: protein MTHLMGFRLIILAAMGLGALYMFHLLAQDYNKIRRPISTIRSFLRLKREVQQDVENVETVKNFDIDWDKILKYDPLNCLQSLACQLFAGAEAHNEYGENIKVLLQYSSLKDPSEPIVSAVKKGLAYKGEVKKCMKEYPYCFYSANTMLKILRMFSMFFQ from the exons ATGACTCATTTAATGGGATTCCG ACTAATAATATTGGCGGCAATGGGCCTAGGAGCCCTTTACATGTTCCACTTGCTGGCGCAGGACTACAATAAAATTCGACGACCCATCAGTACAATCCGGTCCTTTTTGCGTTTGAAACGTGAGGTTCAACAAGATGTGGAAAATGTGGAAACTGTGAAAAATTTCGATATTGACTGGGACAAGATTTTAAAATATGATCCGTTAAACTGTTTGCAATCTCTAGCATGTCAACTGTTTGCCGGTGCTGAAGCTCACAATGAGTATGgtgaaaatataaaagttttgttaCAGTACAGTTCGTTAAAGGACCCATCTGAACCCATTGTTTCCGCTGTTAAAAAAGGATTGGCGTACAAAGGAGAAGTTAAAAAGTGTATGAAAGAATATCCTTATTGTTTTTATTCAGCAAATACCATGCTAAAAATCTTGCGTATGTTTTCCatgttttttcaatga
- the LOC119647007 gene encoding zinc finger protein 628, producing MDYNIHKICRVCLEEGAVTSIFSTEFAMMPSTMLMLVSKVRIYKMDGLPSVICNNCIYRLGAAYHFKQECENSDIRLRQYLGVLDRGFGYCDAETMTDPYLSEPSKKIFDDDDDEDEDDKKVKLKKSKRRSRYKRKLPEEHKKRGPKPAPKVSQTCYHCNKTFKCTAQLQMHIRTHTGERPYACNYCPRRFAQKYNLLVHTRTHTGERPFQCEICSKQFSTLGNFHAHQKIHTGVRDQICPVCNKAFYSSGDLAKHMVTHTGIKNHVCDVCGKAFSRNRDMVAHKKKIHLNDRSSENFKCPECYKVFATSSNLSAHFRTHGGGLLMQPTLQPPTVPAPVAPTAIGGSLSGSLGPSTLGVGIGLPPPPPPSATGLGMISHSQSTLGMMHPQRIHPY from the exons ATGGATTACAATATTCATAAAATATGCAGAGTGTGCTTGGAAGAAGGCGCTGTGACTTCAATTTTCAGCACTGAGTTTGCTATGATGCCTTCTACAATGCTAATGCTAGTGTCAAAAGTCAGG ATTTATAAAATGGATGGATTGCCATCAGTTATTTGTAATAATTGCATTTATCGCTTGGGAGCTGCATATCATTTTAAGCAAGAATGTGAAAATTCCGATATTCGACTCAGGCAGTATCTTGGGGTATTGGATCGGGGATTTGG ATATTGCGATGCCGAGACCATGACAGATCCTTATTTAAGCGAACCATCGAAGAAAATTTTCGATGATGACGACGATGAAGATGAAGACGATAAGAAAGTTAAACTGAAGAAAAG TAAGCGGAGAAGCCGATACAAACGAAAGCTGCCCGAAGAACACAAGAAACGAGGTCCAAAACCTGCCCCTAAAGTATCTCAAACGTGCTATCATTGCAATAAGACCTTCAAATGTACTGCGCAGCTTCAAATGCATATAAG AACCCACACTGGTGAACGTCCCTACGCCTGCAATTATTGTCCACGACGCTTTGCTCAAAAATATAATCTTCTCGTCCATACCCGCACACACACTGGCGAGCGGCCATTTCAATGTGAAATTTGTAGCAAACAATTCTCAACATTAGGAAACTTCCACGCACATCAAAAAATTCACACAGGTGTTCGCGATCAAATTTGTCCTGTTTGCAATAAAGCATTCTACAGTTCCGGAGATTTAGCAAAACACATGGTGACTCATACTGGCATAAAAAACCACGTCTGCGACGTGTGTGGCAAGGCGTTTAGTCGCAATAGGGACATGGTGGCGCATAAGAAAAAAATCCACTTGAATGATCGATCATCGGAGAATTTCAAATGTCCGGAGTGCTATAAGGTTTTCGCAACTTCTAGTAATTTAAGCGCACACTTTCGAACGCACGGTGGCGGCTTGTTAATGCAACCCACATTGCAGCCACCAACGGTTCCAGCTCCAGTTGCACCTACAGCGATTGGTGGAAGTTTGAGTGGGAGCTTGGGTCCGTCGACTTTGGGTGTTGGAATTGGGCTACCACCACCTCCGCCACCATCTGCAACGGGCCTGGGAATGATATCACATTCGCAAAGTACGCTGGGCATGATGCATCCTCAGAGAATTCATCCGtattaa
- the LOC119647008 gene encoding ragulator complex protein LAMTOR3 homolog, producing MTDDVKRYFTNLLQKVSGLFCILVTDRDGVPLIRIDNKTIEDIDLPPSLFSTFALATDQAGKLGLGKNKTIISMYSNYQIVQMNKLPLIVTFVGTENCNTGHILALEKSIDGYLDEIKLAVTES from the exons ATGACCGACGACGTTAAGAGATACTTTACAAATCTTCTGCAGAA GGTCAGCGGTTTATTCTGTATTCTAGTCACAGACCGTGATGGAGTTCCTCTGATTAGAATAGATAACAAAACAATTGAGGATATAGACCTGCCACCGTCATTGTTTTCTACATTTGCATTGGCAACCGATCAAGCAGGCAAACTAGGACTTGGGAAGAATAAAACTATTATTTCTATGTATTCAAATTATCAG ATCGTACAAATGAACAAATTACCTCTGATTGTTACTTTCGTTGGAACCGAAAATTGTAACACTGGACATATTCTAGCTTTGGAAAAGTCAATCGATGGATATTTAGATGAAATCAAGTTGGCCGTCACTGAATCGTAA